Proteins co-encoded in one Rhopalosiphum maidis isolate BTI-1 chromosome 2, ASM367621v3, whole genome shotgun sequence genomic window:
- the LOC113554306 gene encoding uncharacterized protein LOC113554306 isoform X1, whose product MATEVGSDIALIQDEDMLRKMWQQTEDFGKKKEIRMRMYKLREQRLKEFYTTGEMIQTETTTKRSSTRTHTESITDQGFMTMKTKEIRDSESPTEDYQRQSNTNKNYYVSSKIDESDGNRGIVEVEHTSSLKPTEEYTQNSLQTSMSSSTSSTWKSSQTTISVSEEVQKADVNLNSKFIVNEQTNEDRQLTFDTSYDKSDSSNIDSKVTESITTTNLDNIKRDNNQYSNSHQKVIETYTSNNELVEPVSENISSKDSNFVEKTYTSNISRNNSENVEIATDSKIINELHKLDSYLSTQQSTTDSTKSNSIVSNDDKTIKKVDDQVIDTLKENIEDQYITTHQHSYQPPRISVDLSPSHEAFARSLRSTPERSSPSPCRERTSPERRFKSASPEKYRASPEKSGSPSRSLNYSTRRKLSSTHTKGLSKKRSITPTRGKQYDSSDDSDCSGATHGTYDKYKSSDAKRTLFKEETNITSVSKYGQKSSSTSPVRREKSPGYSSEGSVGKEVRKSSSKVKNSSHESSPERSAFKPVNNYKTLQTQQVSKDNKINRITHERNLYTNTYDSKNKINDDNNLIKIIKPEIDNDLNENESIETVTKTTENNILDSKNKSIQEKFIIEEQVCTSSEQVNNEKIITQPIYITEKNKTPREKSPSKNVKKENKTKQEEIIEKEKSNVVKQSTIINDDITIKPKEKSPVKEIKPVTKDDKIYSIVKSTENVSHASDIKSVTSSKKTISAIPSSIPSSIKKAVPSTLEKTPSKKSLIHKDVKDGSSNKTVKKDLSREKMDIKITRSDSKTLIHKNSKDRITPKTVIKKPSQELLVDKKTTISSRQKITSPETKSKTQETIKVLEKKDSKNKFKSPISPQSSQKKLGAVKSITETKTVIDSKRTIGNINTKKIPSSNGTKPRTPNSLKSNINETPSKSIKPVTKTISTTSITKPQIKKTTNSNFNKTIKIEITKNVEQKSKDLEDELPPDNFESDTDLDDSTNKPKYIKNISSNSSTSSSSSEEDDKDEEDIQKIKDIDNIRNEAEEEYGKKMTNKDALLNVIVQLPPSSRESSPEYSARFGQPYCSVSDDASLPRYADVVSEPEDVNDYGSLQRNRYDVVTDLDEESSVTVADRVSKFLNNVNKQEEIQKTTEIPQSPQAVRKTKQIFESIAKGKHEETDIINDVIESETLNIGTEDNRDLTKINKTPTSLLTRKISGASDYKSRKDFFENKKSNDISEKVTHLTPAKITRSSSIKERRASFETKIDKKTPLKDKTNVPRTKSPESKNSSPERTTKTPIKINKTETFDVKVEEINRSRRLSGSKTVKDRTATFEKNEPIQKSYKENKTTFRHQMPSTPLNTSKVSETRIKSTTVTDTKTADRVSTKRVSSPEKTTATASIIKTNEVTNRKISSKSPDRKIVETPKRNSTAKSPERSVLIDTKDNTTSGNQCARDTISSSSRQRATVTTAKTDFGTTVKNTSVPKPTSTTTTKSISVNNTDEEVEIEEIFDLHVLEIMLEKAVGYDRRRRIRAQIRVVKRQLETNNGLSINTTARVPKNFQDVSPAKKQNQSNITVQKTEYVKKAEVKKERSVSPQKSYANPIGNSRSPSPQKAQKSVVETRTPLPTQKAVRAIEKERSLSPQKTVTPVDKILPLSSQKITLIEKVRSPSPQKSTPTEKNRSPSPKKMTVVQQQQESRFNKNEKSSRNSTITSTSSTSTSSTTVTKTTKVKSDQVSGGTNLYQEQNVTDLITSSYGVGPTDDNGRPLFGLRALRKNNANQSSVSDNDSLLSARCETDSRDTRVSEQKHKSFGLKALQSENTYTVQESSSTVYQTTSEQKGGVDQLITDHKGKPLFGLRALQSIGKNEEEPIYDDMPEPPVSPQLKDLVLKHEKHAKENSKLDSQPRQKPKAKFRDSFILDTKDEGLYSSFEENGFTDSNQTTPLRSIIKKTEDDQNNETIVKSKSQSTVFQSKSVMRSDGSGNVSVTQDFLKGELSSVNDQEPSGKLTRGRYTYQNPDNSDAKKGISKVTTVTTAIGKDTGPQITEITEELNDSDRVDGNKVVKRSRTNDKFENIQKRFSQESFNQDSRRSSKELNGNEKTEESPQSTPRSSLVRGDSIKALQHKFQQATVSSSLKQNRTAKSESNGSRQVEEKTVTTKVNTTKNSGNATSFLDNNSRVTGVQDVLTRMRNADLVVESGDTNEDTEARALLNKFLGASVILHGMEQGTKSPASVTTTSSAALVNQVEKQRAQKSPVIRKNLNEQELDNIWDEKQLQILLESCPDYDQRRKIRARLRQIMAEHKACTDVVAQAGLTDNITSNGKNEVTESKTTSVSSKTENGSYVKTEVHTRTTTSSNRLTKANSVSSSPFAKFQQLERQNSAPNSQTRPCYKFTDPALARSASSIKDRLLNWVKAQTKEYKNLQVTNFSTCWSDGLAFCALIHHFYPEAFDYDKLTPEKRRENFEIAFKVAEDEAGIAPLLDVEDMVVMRKPDWKCVFTYVQTFYRRFHNDPRSVKPSYFE is encoded by the exons atGGCGACCGAAGTAGGATCGGATATCGCACTTATACAAGATGAGGATATGTTACGTAAaatg tggcaACAAACCGAGGATTTCGGAAAGAAAAAAGAGATTCGTATGAGAATGTATAAACTACGAGAACAACGGCTTAAAGAATTTTATACGACAGGAGAAATGATTCAAACAGAAACAACAACTAAACGCTCATCAACCAGAACACATACTGAATCTATAACGGACCAAGGATTCATGACTATGAAAACTAAAGAGATCCGAGATTCCGAATCTCCAACTGAAGACTATCAACGACaatcaaatactaataaaaattattatgtttcgtCGAAAATTGATGAATCGGATGGTAATAGAGGAATAGTTGAAGTTGAACACACTAGTTCTTTAAAGCCAACTGAAGAGTATACTCAAAATTCATTGCAAACGTCTATGTCAAGCTCTACGTCATCTACGTGGAAATCATCACAGACAACTATTTCGGTTTCAGAAGAAGTTCAAAAGGCTgatgtaaatttgaattccaaatttattgtaaacgaACAGACTAACGAAGATCGTCAGTTGACATTTGATACATCATATGATAAGTCGGATAGCTCAAATATTGATAGTAAAGTAACTGAATCAATAACTACTACAAACTTAGACAATATTAAACgagataataatcaatattcaaaTAGTCATCAAAAAGTTATAGAGACTTATACATCTAACAATGAACTAGTTGAGCCTGTATCGGAAAATATATCAAGTAAAGACAGtaattttgtagaaaaaacatacacttcaaatatttcaagaaaCAACTCTGAAAATGTTGAGATAGCAACGGatagtaaaattatcaacGAACTTCATAAACTGGACTCTTATCTATCTACTCAACAGTCAACTACAGATTCTACAAAGTCAAATTCAATTGTTTCTAATGATGATAagacaattaaaaaagttgatGATCAAGTTATTGAtacattaaaagaaaatatcgaAGATCAATATATTACCACCCACCAACATTCATACCAGCCACCTAGGATTAGTGTGGATTTGAGTCCATCGCATGAAGCTTTTGCTAGGAGTTTACGATCAACTCCAGAAAGGTCTAGTCCTTCACCTTGTAGAGAACGTACAAGCCCAGAGCGCAGATTTAAATCTGCCAGCCCTGAAAAATATAGAGCATCACCAGAAAAATCAGGTAGTCCTTCTAGATCACTCAATTATTCTACAAGAAGAAAGTTGTCATCCACGCATACAAAAGGGTTATCAAAAAAACGATCTATTACACCCACACGAGGTAAACAATACGATTCTTCGGACGATTCTGATTGTTCTGGCGCAACTCATGGCACTTATGATAAGTATAAAAGTTCTGATGCTAAAAGAACCTTGTTTAAAGAAGAAACTAATATTACTTCAGTTTCGAAGTATGGCCAAAAATCATCATCTACTAGTCCAGTACGAAGAGAAAAATCTCCTGGATATAGCAGTGAAGGATCAGTTGGAAAAGAAGTAAGAAAATCTTCATCTAAGGTAAAAAATAGTTCACACGAGAGTAGCCCTGAAAGAAGTGCGTTTAAaccagtaaataattataaaacacttcAAACTCAACAAGTCAGTaaggataataaaattaatcgcaTAACACACGAAaggaatttatatacaaatacttatgattcgaaaaacaaaattaatgatgacaataatttaattaaaataataaaacctgAAATTGATAATGATTTGAATGAAAATGAAAGTATAGAAACAGTTACAAAAActactgaaaataatatcttagaTTCAAAAAATAAGTCCATTCAAGAAAAATTCATCATAGAAGAACAAGTGTGTACATCTTCAGAGCaagtaaataatgaaaaaataataacacaaccAATATATatcactgaaaaaaataaaacacctaGGGAAAAATCACCTtcgaaaaatgttaaaaaagaaaataaaacaaaacaggaagaaataattgaaaaagaaaaatcaaatGTAGTTAAACAGAGCACAATCATTAATGATGACATAACAATAAAACCGAAAGAAAAATCTCCagtaaaagaaattaaaccGGTTACGAaagatgataaaatatactcaaTCGTTAAATCTACCGAAAATGTATCACACGCTTCTGATATTAAATCTGTTACATCttctaaaaaaacaatttctgcAATACCTTCGTCAATACCTTCTTCAATAAAAAAAGCTGTACCTTCGACTTTGGAGAAAACCCCATCGAAAAAAAGTCTTATACATAAGGATGTTAAAGATGGTTCATCaaataaaactgttaaaaaagACCTTTCAAGAGAAAAaatggatattaaaattacaagaaGTGATAGTAAAACTTTGATACATAAGAATTCAAAAGATCGTATTACACCAAAAAcggttattaaaaaaccaagtCAGGAGTTATTAGTAgataaaaaaactacaatatcATCTAGACAAAAAATCACTAGTCCAGAAACTAAATCCAAGACTCAAGAAACAATAAAAGTTCTTGAAAAGAAAgactcgaaaaataaatttaaatctccAATCAGTCCGCAAtcttcacaaaaaaaattaggtgCTGTAAAATCAATTACTGAAACAAAAACAGTTATAGATTCAAAAAGAACTATAGGAAACATAAACACAAAGAAGATTCCTTCTTCGAATGGGACCAAACCTAGAACACCTAATTCactaaaatctaatataaatgaaacacCATCCAAATCAATTAAACCTGTTACCAAGACTATATCAACCACGTCTATAACTAAgcctcaaataaaaaaaaccacaaattcaaatttcaataaaactataaaaattgaaattactaaaaatgtagaacaaaaatcaaaagatTTAGAGGATGAACTGCCTCCAGATAATTTTGAAAGTGATACTGACCTGGACGATTCTACCAATAAaccaaaatacattaaaaatatatcatctaATTCGTCAACATCTTCTTCCTCTTCGGAAGAAGACGACAAAGATGAAGaagatatacaaaaaattaaagatattgataatataagaaaTGAAGCTGAAGAAGAATACGGTAAAAAAATGACCAACAAAGatgcattattaaatgttattgttcAATTACCTCCATCATCTAGGGAATCATCACCTGAGTATTCTGCGAGATTTGGTCAACCATATTGTTCAGTATCTGATGATGCAAGTTTACCAAGGTATGCTGATGTTGTAAGTGAACCAGAAGATGTTAATGATTACGGCAGCTTACAGAGAAATAGGTATGACGTTGTAACAGACTTAGATGAAGAAAGTAGCGTTACAGTTGCTGACAGAGTTTcaaagtttttgaataatgtCAACAAGCAAGaagaaatacaaaaaactaCGGAAATACCTCAAAGTCCTCAAGCAGTAAGAAAaaccaaacaaatatttgaatcCATTGCAAAAGGAAAACATGAAGAGacagatattataaatgatgtaATCGAATCAGAAACACTTAATATTGGAACTGAAGATAATCGagatttgacaaaaattaataaaactccAACTTCTCTTTTGACAAGAAAAATTTCTGGAGCTTCTGATTATAAATCTCGAAAAGACttctttgaaaacaaaaaatcaaatgatATATCTGAAAAAGTAACACATTTAACCCCTGCTAAAATAACTAGATCGTCATCAATTAAGGAAAGACGTGCATCGTTCGAAACAAagattgataaaaaaacacCATTAAAAGACAAAACCAATGTACCGAGAACAAAATCACCAGAGTCTAAAAATAGTTCACCTGAACGAACAACCAAAACtcccataaaaataaacaaaactgaAACATTCGATGTTAAAGTTGAAGAAATAAATAGATCCAGAAGGCTATCAGGTTCAAAAACGGTTAAAGATAGAACAGCTACTTTTGAAAAGAATGAACCCATTCAGAAATCgtacaaagaaaataaaaccacTTTTAGACACCAAATGCCAAGCACACCTTTAAATACAAGTAAGGTATCGGAAACCCGTATTAAGTCAACCACAGTGACTGATACGAAAACCGCAGATCGTGTCTCAACTAAAAGAGTATCAAGTCCAGAAAAAACCACAGCCACTGCTtcgattattaaaactaacgaagttacaaatagaaaaatatcatcaaaaagtCCCGATAGAAAAATTGTCGAAACTCCAAAAAGAAATAGTACGGCTAAAAGTCCTGAGCGAAGTGTATTAATCGATACAAAAGATAATACTACTAGTGGGAATCAATGTGCACGAGATACAATTTCTTCGTCATCCAGACAGCGAGCCACCGTCACTACTGCTAAAACTGATTTTGGAACAACAGTGAAAAATACATCAGTGCCAAAACCTACATCGACAACAACAACTAAATCGATTTCTGTCAATAACACTGACGAAGAAGTGGAAATTGaagaaatatttgatttacacGTTTTGGAGAttatg cTTGAAAAGGCAGTTGGTTACGATCGTAGGAGAAGAATAAGAGCACAAATTCGAGTAGTGAAACGTCAATTAGAAACAAACAACggattatcaataaatactaCAGCACGTGTaccaaaa AACTTTCAAGATGTTTCACCAGCCAAGAAACAAAACCAAAGTAACATAACTGTACAAAAGACcgaatatgttaaaaaagctGAAGTCAAAAAGGAAAGAAGTGTTTCACCACAAAAATCGTATGCAAATCCAATTGGTAATTCACGATCTCCTTCACCTCAAAAGGCTCAAAAGTCAGTTGTGGAAACTCGAACACCGCTACCTACACAAAAAGCTGTTCGAGCAATTGAAAAAGAACGATCTCTTTCACCTCAAAAAACTGTGACACCAGTTGATAAAATTCTACCCCTTTCATCTCAAAAAATAACTCTCATTGAAAAAGTCCGATCTCCTTCACCTCAAAAGAGTACTCCAACCGAAAAAAACCGATCTCCTTCACCAAAAAAAATGACTGTAGTGCAGCAACAACAAGAGTCACGAttcaacaaaaatgaaaagtcTTCTCGAAACTCAACTATCACTTCTACTTCCTCTACTTCAACATCCTCAACAACAGTCACTAAAACTACCAaag taaaaagTGATCAAGTCAGCGGCGGCACAAACCTTTACCAAGAACAAAACGTTACTGATTTGATTACGTCTAGCTACGGCGTGGGGCCTACTGATGACAATGGTAGACCGTTGTTCGGATTGAGAGCTCTCAGGAAAAACAACGCCAATCAATCGTCTGTAAGCG ATAACGATTCGTTGTTGTCTGCCCGTTGCGAAACTGACTCGCGCGACACTCGTGTTTCTGAGCAAAAACATAAGTCGTTCGGTCTGAAAGCACTGCAATCCGAGAACACGTATACGGTACAAGAGTCTTCGAGCACCGTATATCAAACAACATCCGAGCAAAAAGGAGGCGTTGACCAGTTGATCACCGACCATAAGGGCAAACCGCTGTTCGGGCTTAGAGCGTTGCAGAGCATCGGTAAAAACGAAGAAGAACCTATTTACGACGACATGCCGGAACCACCGGTATCTCCGCAGCTAAAGGATCTGGTGCTTAAGCATGAAAAACACGCAA aagAGAATTCCAAGTTGGACTCACAACCTAGACAAAAACCAAAAGCAAAGTTTAGAGATAGTTTTATACTTGATACTAAAGATGAGGGTTTGTATTCAAGTTTTGAAGAAAATGGATTTACAGACTCCAACCAAACAACTCCGTTACGttcgattattaaaaaaacagaaGATGATCAAAAcaatg aaactatagtTAAAAGTAAAAGTCAATCAACAGTATTTCAATCAAAGAGTGTTATGCGATCCGATGGATCTGGAAATGTTTCAGTCACACAAGATTTCTTGAAAG GTGAATTGTCTTCTGTGAATGACCAAGAACCATCAGGAAAACTTACTCGGGGACGTTATACTTATCAGAACCCAGATAATTCAGATGCCAAAAAGGGCATTTCTAAAGTCACTACAGTCACTACAGCTATCGGCAAAGATACTGGTCCCCAAATTACTGAAATTACTGAAGAACTTAATGATTCTGATCGTGTTGATGGAAATAAAGTAGTAAAAAGAAGCCGAACCAATGACAAATTTGAGAATATCCAAAAAAGGTTTAGCCAAGAAAGTTTTAATCAAGACAGCAGACGTTCATCAAAAGAATTGAATGGAAATGAAAAAACTGAAGAATCGCCTCAGTCCACTCCACGATCAAGTTTAGTGCGTGGAGATTCAATCAAGGCACTTCAACATAAATTTCAACAAGCCActg TTTCATCTAGTTTGAAACAGAACAGGACTGCAAAATCTGAGTCTAATGGCTCACGACAAGTTGAAGAAAAAACAGTAACTACTAAAGTAAATACAACTAAAAACAGTGGAAACGCTACATCCTTTCTTGACAATAATTCAAGAGTAACTGGTGTACAAGATGTTTTAACCAGAATGCGAAATGCAGATTTag ttgtagaAAGTGGTGATACCAATGAAGACACTGAAGCCCGTGCATTACTCAACAAGTTTTTAGGTGCATCAGTCATTCTTCATGGAATGGAACAAGGAACCAAATCTCCTGCTTCAGTTACTACTACAAGTAGCGCTGCACTTGTTAACCAAGTGGAAAAACAAAGAGCAcag aaatctCCCGTGATTAGGAAGAATCTAAACGAACAAGAACTCGATAATATTTGGGACGAAAAACAATTACAGATTTTG ttggaATCTTGCCCAGACTACGATCAAAGGAGAAAAATCAGAGCCAGGTTAAGGCAAATCATGGCAGAACATAAAG